Below is a genomic region from Rana temporaria chromosome 3, aRanTem1.1, whole genome shotgun sequence.
tcccgtctcataacttgcttctgagcatgtgcaattttttcctgttgttaaagcctacacacaatgtGGAAAACGACAACATGAAAAATGACGTGAACATTTAGAGAACATTTAacatctaaatttttaatgcccatttttcacattgagaaaaatgctctggagcccacacacgatcatttttaatgatcatttaaaaatattgaatttttcacACCATGAAaagcggttgtgtgtacgcggcattaggcattgTGTGCTTTTTGCCTACTGTTGGGAAGTGTTCTCCAGTAGATAGAGCAACAGTTAAAATATTAGGGGTTCTGAGTATTTACTTCACCCAGCAATTTACTAAGGGGGTTGTTGACAATCATGAGGGCTGAAGAAGGAGATACATATATACAGAGAGCCCTTCTAGAAGAGTCTTTGCCTCTCAGGCTTGGCCTGGAGATAATGCCGGTATAAGAGCTCTTTCCATAGCTTCCCAGGTCTGAAGCCTGGAGAGGGTGTGAGGAGTTCAAAGTCGGTTTACCTCCCAGACATGTTGCCTGTGGAGGAAACGGTTCCAGTGTCATATCTCTCTGCAGATGTCTAATATGTCCACTGCTGAGACATACGGTACCTATAGCTCCACATTCATCAAAACTCAAGCTCCTTTCTGGCTAAAAATTACCAGCCCTAGCATAAACCTATTATGAACAGGTCTATACTAGGGCCTGGAAAACAAGAAGCTAGGAGCACGTTCAGGAATCAAAGATTGCTCAGTccattgccagttttttttttttaaatcatacaacCTCTACCAGCCTTTGAATAGGACATATTTCCAGGCAGAGAGAATTCATTGCTGTTTTAAGTCACCTGTAAACCCTCAACTTCTCTTCACTTGACTTTGAGCAAATTGCTTTAAGCAAAGGTTGACAAAGTTGATTTCAGCCATTTGGTCCCCACTGGTGGGTTGGTGAAGGAATTGGGGCAGTAGACAGAtagtgcactaagataaaggttgGGAGATCCTGTCAAATCCAAAAGCTCATTAGGGTGTCTTCAGTATAGTACAAGAGCTCAGCCAACCAGCCAAAACTCAGCTGGGTAGTAACATATTGAAGAAGGATCCTAACAAaattttatatatgaatgtcaGACTTTTTGTTTTGCCATACATTTTCTTATGCTTGCAACCTAAattattatgtatttttatattctcTTACTAGGTGGGCTATCACAATAACATCACCTATATTGTACTAACAGGTTTGCcaaatataaaaagcataaaaattatatttttcttgGTGCTGTGTTTCATATATTGTGTTACTATTTCTGGAAATCTCTTCATTGTGATTTTATATCATCTGAGTAAAACACTCCAGTCTCCCATGTACCTCTTCATCACCCAACTATCATTGCTTGATATAATTCTGTCTACAGATATTCTTCCCAACTTTCTTTATATTATCTTACATGATGGATGTACCATGTCTCTTGCTGGATGCATCATCCAGTTCTTCTTCTTTTCCCATACTGAGGCCTCAGAGTTTTTTCTACTGACTTTGATGTCCTATGACCGGTatttggccatctgtaagcctctgCATTACAACTCTATAATGAACCAATCAAATTGCATTAAATCAGTGATTATCATTTGGTTACTGGGTTTTACAACGACATTGGCTGATTCAATTTCTTTGTGCAGTTTATACTACTGTGGACCAAACATCATTCATCACTTCTTCTGTGACTTTGAACCCATAATTGAGCTTGTCTGCTCCGATACTTCATGGATCCATAATCAGATCTATGTGTTTAGCTTCATCTTTGTCGTAGCACCTTTTATATTAATTGTTATATCGTATATCTATATTGTTTTAGCCATCCTCAAAATTAAATCAATTACAGGAAGACAAAAAGCCTTCACCACCTGCAGCTCTCACTTGACCGTAGTGTGCATTTTTTACGGAACTATAATCGCTGTGTATTTGTTTCCAACAAAAGGACAATTGGATATTCTGAACAAATTCCTCTCTCTTTTTTACACTGTAATGACTCCATTGCTTAATCCCATCATATACACATTCAGGAACAAGGACTTTAAGaaagctattaaaaaaataaaaaaacattttttaaattaaaaatgcaaatgtgatagaaaagtaaatataaaaaaaaaaaaatctgtgcataAGCATATCCTTGATGTCAGAAGAATACATAGGTGGTATACATTGAAATCTACGGCTAAAATTATAAATTGTGAAGTCACTGGGATAGAGATGTTGAAATCACATTATGGGGTTAAAGAATGGCACCATGTGGAAGGAAGGAGCTACTTCTTAAAAAATGAGTTTCAGTGTATACtctagtataagccaagtttttcagcccttttttaagactgaaaatactcccctcggcttatactcaagtcagtgtacctgaaattcttgacaggctgtgggcgtccattgtttaaaagtcgtggtctcctcctggtcccttctgtgataggcatttcccagcagacactgggcctgatttactatgctctgtgcgctgcgctggttcatgcgttaattagtactccgggtggaggcttaattgggcgcatgaaccagcgtagcagccggcgcattgaaactaatatgtaaagccgcgccgaactccctatagaagtctatgggagaaatcaaaagtgttcattttaaaggctaatctgcaagttttgtcctaaaaagtgtttggggacctcagtcctgtcccagggaacatgtatcaatgctttttttattttttaaaacggccgttttttcgggagcagtgaaattaataattcttaaagtgaaacaataaaagtgaaatattcctttaaatttcgtacctagggggggtgtaatgtcagcatgtgaaatagcgcatttttcccgcacttagaactgtgcggatgtcc
It encodes:
- the LOC120930718 gene encoding olfactory receptor 2C3-like; amino-acid sequence: MYLFITQLSLLDIILSTDILPNFLYIILHDGCTMSLAGCIIQFFFFSHTEASEFFLLTLMSYDRYLAICKPLHYNSIMNQSNCIKSVIIIWLLGFTTTLADSISLCSLYYCGPNIIHHFFCDFEPIIELVCSDTSWIHNQIYVFSFIFVVAPFILIVISYIYIVLAILKIKSITGRQKAFTTCSSHLTVVCIFYGTIIAVYLFPTKGQLDILNKFLSLFYTVMTPLLNPIIYTFRNKDFKKELILALSLPTVQYGFYHVFFPSVHMNGFWRFRPSVGKRIGNCRLEQRDVKHRMYL